Proteins from a single region of Sphaerochaeta globosa str. Buddy:
- a CDS encoding helix-turn-helix domain-containing protein produces the protein MENPPMIGKNIQRIRNSRKLTLNVLSERSGVSKAMLSQIESDKVNPTVATVWKIARGLNVELNDLLDTDDQPKRVFSLNPAGDDAPKMETHDNGVSIRILSPLNMVEELEMYLLTFEGHSKLASEPHYPGTQEFLTVVKGAVKVQVGENTAEIKKGDFLVYHCDIDHSITNESSQPATVHMVVRFTPDKR, from the coding sequence ATGGAAAACCCTCCGATGATCGGCAAAAATATCCAAAGGATTCGGAACAGCCGTAAACTTACCCTTAATGTTCTCTCCGAGCGTTCAGGTGTCTCCAAAGCCATGCTCAGCCAAATTGAGTCCGACAAGGTAAATCCTACCGTAGCAACCGTCTGGAAGATAGCCCGCGGCCTGAATGTTGAGCTCAATGATTTGCTCGATACCGACGACCAACCCAAACGCGTTTTCAGTCTCAATCCTGCCGGTGATGATGCTCCCAAAATGGAGACCCATGACAACGGAGTATCCATTCGCATACTCAGTCCCCTGAACATGGTTGAGGAACTGGAGATGTATCTGCTCACCTTCGAAGGACACAGCAAGCTCGCCAGCGAACCCCACTACCCCGGAACCCAAGAATTCCTGACGGTCGTCAAGGGAGCAGTGAAAGTGCAGGTGGGCGAGAATACCGCTGAGATCAAGAAGGGTGACTTTTTGGTCTACCATTGCGATATCGACCACTCCATCACCAATGAAAGCAGCCAACCTGCAACCGTACATATGGTAGTACGCTTCACCCCCGACAAGCGATAA
- a CDS encoding MFS transporter has protein sequence MAKKGIMVSYGMGKFIAEFLTGAFGSIVFMFYETEVGLAGGYAALATIIYSVWNAVNDPIIGYVTNKTALFSKKFGRRFVWIIGGLILCSLAFISIFSVPTLWDAKKQPLPVFLWMVLSICLYDGLYSLWEVNYQSIYPDKFRTDSERTTTAAIGTGIGVLGIASGFIIPPLFFSYGVRASYQVCAIVIAAISIVSTLGLSFGVFETKQMITRFSQQHQKDVPPFFSQMRKALKSRNLLAFVLLLFFYQSGCMLMTASINYVVKYVLGAKSSQATPIFAGMLVGTLLSILLWTRVAKKVKNNQRMLILSSFALALFALPLTFLPNAGTYILGMTLWGLGFGGFWTFMSPAMADVIDSLVVDQKRRDDGVVLGIRAFFMRFSYASQAIVFFVVHQATGFDDQNITEAARWGIRLHMGLIPALFFLIGGLLFLKMNRLDANQIQKNRKALSLLDI, from the coding sequence ATGGCGAAAAAAGGCATTATGGTCTCCTATGGGATGGGCAAGTTCATTGCCGAGTTTCTTACCGGCGCTTTCGGGTCCATCGTATTCATGTTCTATGAGACCGAGGTAGGGTTGGCGGGTGGATATGCCGCTTTGGCGACTATCATCTATTCAGTGTGGAATGCGGTCAACGATCCGATCATCGGATACGTCACCAACAAGACAGCGCTCTTTTCCAAAAAATTCGGCAGACGATTTGTTTGGATTATCGGCGGCTTGATACTGTGCAGTCTTGCCTTCATATCAATCTTTTCGGTGCCCACACTCTGGGATGCAAAGAAACAACCGCTTCCCGTCTTTTTGTGGATGGTTCTTTCCATCTGCCTGTATGACGGGTTGTATTCCCTTTGGGAAGTAAATTATCAAAGTATCTACCCGGACAAATTCCGTACCGATTCAGAGCGGACCACTACCGCCGCCATTGGAACGGGTATCGGAGTGTTGGGCATTGCCAGCGGCTTCATCATTCCCCCGCTTTTCTTCTCCTATGGAGTGCGCGCGAGTTACCAAGTCTGCGCCATTGTTATAGCAGCCATCAGCATCGTCAGTACCCTGGGGCTGAGCTTTGGAGTTTTTGAGACCAAGCAAATGATAACGAGGTTCTCCCAGCAGCATCAAAAGGACGTTCCCCCGTTCTTCAGCCAAATGCGCAAAGCCTTGAAAAGCCGCAACCTGCTTGCATTCGTTTTGCTGCTCTTCTTCTACCAGAGTGGATGCATGCTTATGACGGCCAGCATCAACTATGTGGTCAAGTATGTGCTAGGGGCCAAGAGCAGCCAAGCTACCCCGATTTTCGCCGGCATGCTGGTCGGCACCTTGCTTTCCATCCTGCTTTGGACCCGCGTCGCTAAGAAAGTTAAAAACAACCAACGCATGCTTATTCTTTCCAGCTTCGCCCTTGCGCTCTTTGCCCTGCCTCTCACCTTCCTTCCCAATGCAGGTACGTATATTTTGGGAATGACGCTTTGGGGCCTCGGGTTTGGAGGCTTCTGGACCTTCATGAGTCCAGCCATGGCAGATGTAATTGATAGCCTGGTGGTAGACCAGAAGCGTCGTGATGACGGGGTAGTACTCGGTATCAGGGCATTTTTCATGCGATTCAGTTATGCAAGTCAGGCCATCGTTTTCTTTGTGGTGCACCAAGCTACCGGCTTCGATGACCAGAACATTACCGAGGCGGCACGTTGGGGAATACGATTGCACATGGGTCTTATTCCTGCACTCTTCTTTCTTATTGGTGGTCTACTCTTTTTGAAGATGAATCGACTGGATGCCAATCAAATTCAGAAAAATCGCAAGGCACTCTCCTTATTGGATATCTAG
- the sbcB gene encoding exodeoxyribonuclease I: MSYHPKQTTIFWYDLETFGLDSRYDRIAQFAGQRTDLNLNPIGEPIVLYCKLSDDYLPDPLSCTITSITPQEVNKKGICESDLIDRINSEFSKPNTVVAGFNTIRFDDEFIRNALYRNFLDPYKREWDNYCSRWDIIDLVRAAYDLRPEGIAWPPRKEETGNPTFRLVALTQANNIEQVGAHDALVDVRATIAIARLIKEKQPKLYEYYFALRAKTQVKKVVQTPFGEPVLYTAAFFSKNEGCSRLITPITHMKSNANAIICFDLSKDVAPLLQATEETLLKTEGVFTLSINKCPFVSPLNVLTDQLAIKLGIDKELALFRHQQIVNQTKLLMTARNIEEKYEGVDDVDFQLYDRFFGDADQKRFNLIRQAEPKDKLSLHLDFEDNRVAPLLFRHVARNWSEVLTDEQKRKWRSFCANRTLNPPGSIKMNWNFFKRKIEEKLASTETSAEEKRVLADLKAYGEELETKIFG; this comes from the coding sequence ATGAGTTACCATCCGAAACAAACGACAATCTTCTGGTATGACCTGGAAACCTTCGGCCTGGACAGCAGGTACGATCGCATCGCCCAATTCGCAGGTCAACGTACCGATCTGAACCTCAATCCCATCGGAGAACCTATTGTTCTGTACTGCAAACTCAGTGACGATTACCTGCCCGATCCACTCTCGTGCACGATAACCTCCATCACTCCGCAGGAAGTGAATAAGAAAGGCATCTGTGAAAGTGACTTGATCGATCGAATCAATTCCGAGTTCTCCAAACCCAATACCGTGGTGGCCGGCTTCAATACCATCCGCTTTGACGATGAGTTCATCCGCAACGCCTTGTATCGCAACTTTCTCGACCCATACAAGCGGGAATGGGATAATTACTGCAGCCGCTGGGACATCATCGACTTGGTTCGTGCCGCCTATGACTTGAGACCTGAAGGAATTGCCTGGCCTCCCCGCAAGGAGGAGACAGGCAACCCAACGTTCCGCTTGGTCGCCCTTACACAGGCCAACAATATTGAGCAGGTTGGGGCCCACGATGCACTCGTCGATGTACGGGCTACGATTGCCATCGCCCGCCTGATCAAGGAGAAGCAACCCAAGCTGTATGAGTATTATTTTGCCTTGCGTGCCAAAACCCAGGTCAAGAAAGTCGTGCAGACACCCTTTGGGGAGCCGGTACTCTATACCGCAGCCTTCTTCAGCAAGAATGAGGGGTGCTCACGCCTTATCACCCCGATCACCCATATGAAAAGCAATGCCAATGCCATCATCTGCTTTGACTTGAGCAAGGATGTCGCCCCGCTGCTTCAAGCAACCGAAGAGACCCTGCTAAAGACCGAGGGTGTGTTCACCCTATCGATCAACAAGTGTCCCTTTGTCTCACCGTTGAACGTCCTCACCGACCAATTGGCCATAAAATTGGGCATCGACAAGGAGCTTGCCCTCTTCAGGCACCAGCAAATCGTCAACCAAACAAAACTTCTGATGACGGCCCGTAATATCGAGGAAAAGTACGAGGGAGTGGACGATGTAGACTTTCAGCTCTATGACCGTTTCTTCGGCGATGCCGACCAGAAACGATTCAATCTCATCCGCCAGGCCGAGCCTAAGGACAAGCTTTCACTGCACCTCGACTTCGAGGATAATCGGGTTGCCCCCCTGCTTTTTCGGCACGTGGCACGCAACTGGAGCGAAGTCCTCACCGACGAACAAAAACGCAAGTGGAGAAGTTTCTGTGCGAATCGTACCCTTAATCCACCGGGCTCGATCAAGATGAACTGGAATTTCTTCAAACGCAAGATTGAGGAAAAATTGGCAAGCACGGAAACCTCTGCCGAGGAAAAACGCGTGCTTGCCGATTTGAAAGCCTATGGGGAAGAACTGGAAACGAAAATCTTCGGTTAG
- a CDS encoding very short patch repair endonuclease → MSDCFSVEKRSRIMASIKAKDTKAELAVRTYLFRKGFRYRVNDSHLVGKPDIVLPKYKTVIFINGCFWHAHQGCKHFSLPKTNRPFWEQKLKRNTERDQEVLAALLQKGYRVLVVWECELSPPLRREETLFGLVNEIWQVES, encoded by the coding sequence ATGAGCGATTGTTTTTCCGTTGAGAAACGAAGCAGGATCATGGCCAGCATCAAAGCGAAGGATACCAAGGCGGAATTGGCAGTACGCACCTACCTTTTCCGCAAGGGTTTCCGATATCGCGTCAATGACTCGCATCTTGTGGGTAAACCTGACATTGTACTGCCAAAATACAAAACCGTGATTTTCATCAACGGTTGCTTTTGGCATGCACACCAAGGGTGTAAGCACTTCTCCCTTCCTAAGACTAATCGTCCGTTCTGGGAACAAAAGCTAAAGAGAAATACAGAGCGAGACCAAGAGGTTCTTGCAGCTCTGCTTCAGAAGGGGTATCGGGTGTTGGTTGTATGGGAGTGTGAGCTTTCTCCCCCCCTAAGAAGGGAGGAGACGCTCTTTGGTCTGGTCAACGAGATTTGGCAGGTCGAAAGCTAA
- a CDS encoding NAD-dependent epimerase/dehydratase family protein, translating to MKNILIIGSLGQLGSEIALECRKRYGDDHVVLTDIRNDVNKPLVEGGPFYLVDARDGQSVDAIVKKHNIDTIYHLAAVLSARAEKDPLNAWNLNMGGLIATLEVAKTNGCAVFTPSSIGAFGPTTPKQYTPQDTIQRPTSIYGVTKVAGELLCDYYYHKFDVDTRGIRFPGVISNMTPPGGGTTDYAVEIYYEAVKSHHYTCFLRGDTYLDMIYMPDAVQAAIQIMEANPAKLRHRNAFNIAAMSFCPEEQAAYIRTHIPDFTISYDIDPVKQAIADSWPDSLEDYAARVEWDWKPRFDLAAMTSDMLTTIQRRSE from the coding sequence ATGAAGAACATCCTGATCATCGGTTCATTGGGCCAATTGGGCTCCGAAATTGCGCTGGAATGTCGTAAACGGTACGGTGATGACCATGTCGTTCTGACCGATATCCGTAATGATGTAAACAAGCCTTTGGTGGAGGGCGGTCCCTTCTACCTTGTCGATGCACGTGATGGACAGAGTGTGGATGCGATTGTGAAGAAGCACAATATCGACACCATCTATCATTTGGCGGCAGTTCTTTCAGCCAGGGCGGAAAAGGATCCTTTGAATGCCTGGAACCTGAACATGGGTGGTTTGATCGCCACTCTCGAGGTTGCCAAGACAAATGGCTGTGCGGTTTTCACTCCTTCCTCCATCGGAGCGTTCGGGCCGACTACACCCAAACAGTACACACCGCAGGATACGATTCAGCGGCCTACTTCTATATACGGGGTGACCAAGGTAGCCGGTGAATTGCTTTGCGACTATTACTATCATAAGTTTGATGTCGATACCCGCGGTATCCGCTTCCCCGGGGTCATCAGCAATATGACACCTCCGGGAGGTGGAACAACCGACTATGCGGTTGAGATTTACTACGAGGCGGTGAAGAGCCACCATTATACCTGCTTCCTTCGCGGGGACACGTATCTGGACATGATTTACATGCCGGATGCCGTTCAGGCCGCCATCCAGATCATGGAGGCAAACCCCGCCAAGCTGCGGCATCGAAATGCCTTCAACATTGCAGCAATGAGCTTCTGCCCGGAAGAGCAGGCCGCCTATATCCGAACCCATATCCCAGATTTCACCATCAGCTACGATATAGATCCGGTCAAACAGGCCATCGCTGATTCTTGGCCTGACAGTCTGGAAGATTATGCGGCAAGAGTTGAATGGGATTGGAAACCCCGCTTTGACCTTGCTGCCATGACTTCTGATATGTTGACAACCATCCAAAGGAGGAGCGAATGA
- the prfA gene encoding peptide chain release factor 1, whose product MLKKLPEYEKQLADIDEKLSRPETMQDMKLYKSLNQERSHLAPIIDQLQLMHSLQTQIIGAHQLMKEETDQEMLEMTREELHELENELEVCEKKTKMLLIPPDPLEGKDIIMEIRAGTGGEEAALFAANLFRMYSHYADEKGWKMEILSSNETGIGGYKELVISISGKDVYGSLRWESGVHRVQRVPETESGGRIHTSAVTVAVLPEAEETDIEIRQEDLKIDVMRAGGPGGQCVNTTDSAVRLTHLPTGLVVICQDEKSQIKNRAKALRVLRSRLFDLEEDKKNRERAEARKSQVGSGDRSERIRTYNFPQNRLTDHRINLTLYKLELIMEGQLDEVVEGLKIAAGEAALKEG is encoded by the coding sequence ATGCTGAAGAAACTGCCCGAGTATGAGAAACAACTCGCGGATATAGATGAAAAACTGAGCCGTCCTGAAACCATGCAGGACATGAAACTCTATAAAAGCCTGAACCAGGAACGATCACATCTTGCACCCATCATCGACCAATTGCAGTTGATGCACTCATTGCAGACACAGATCATTGGAGCACATCAACTGATGAAGGAAGAAACTGATCAGGAGATGTTGGAAATGACTCGTGAAGAGCTCCATGAACTTGAGAATGAGCTTGAAGTGTGCGAAAAGAAGACCAAGATGCTGCTCATTCCCCCCGACCCCTTGGAAGGCAAGGATATCATTATGGAAATCCGTGCCGGCACCGGAGGCGAGGAAGCTGCACTGTTTGCTGCAAACCTCTTCAGAATGTACTCCCACTATGCAGATGAAAAAGGTTGGAAGATGGAAATCCTCTCTTCCAATGAAACCGGTATCGGTGGCTATAAGGAACTGGTTATCTCCATCAGTGGAAAGGATGTTTATGGTTCTTTGCGTTGGGAGAGCGGGGTTCACCGAGTCCAGCGTGTTCCCGAGACTGAAAGTGGTGGAAGAATCCACACGAGTGCAGTCACGGTCGCCGTCCTTCCTGAAGCGGAAGAGACCGATATTGAAATCCGTCAGGAAGATCTGAAAATCGACGTCATGCGGGCAGGAGGTCCAGGCGGCCAGTGCGTAAACACTACCGATAGTGCGGTACGTCTCACCCACCTTCCCACCGGCTTGGTGGTCATATGCCAGGACGAAAAAAGTCAGATCAAGAACCGTGCAAAAGCTCTCAGGGTGCTTCGCTCACGCCTCTTCGATTTGGAAGAGGACAAGAAGAACCGTGAACGGGCCGAAGCCCGGAAAAGCCAAGTAGGCAGCGGGGACCGCAGTGAACGCATCAGAACATACAACTTTCCCCAAAACCGGCTTACCGACCACCGTATCAACCTTACGCTGTACAAGCTGGAGTTGATCATGGAAGGCCAGCTTGACGAAGTTGTCGAAGGGCTGAAAATCGCCGCCGGTGAGGCAGCCCTGAAGGAAGGCTAA
- a CDS encoding phosphoglucomutase produces the protein MLFYDSLHHMMIADDQISPLSFPLPSHEQLEKALSSMILSSSGWRKVFAIRGDEEDAGPQVSDADATLTALAALALARSLGVACAQKEAVLSGVAPCSTSEKTILVGLDARPTGRVLGDIVCRTLTALGCKVRYLFICAAPQIMADCNLYPDEADAFFYISASHNPIGHNGFKFGSNGGVYSLTQADALTAAFKTIVEQEVMAPSYLHKICEAMDVKQYRSVLQQVEFERNRSLERYETFVLNTAVKSTDAKEHDRFLQTLVQAHQKEPLSVIGELNGSARSASIDKRLLTSLGLKVLLLNDKPGDVVHAIVPEGENLELCRSTLETMYAKDPSYRLGYVPDNDGDRGNLVYISERSGKAQILEAQSVFALVVLAELSQTRLQNPTNLLATVVNGPTSMRIDRIALAFDAEVFRCEVGEANVVELAQLKRSEGYLVPILGEGSNGGNITHPAKVRDPLNTLLSLVKLLRNRDIAKLWFRSIGSQVPHSITLDSLIDSLPVYTTTGSFSKAGKMYVKQSHALLKNRYEALLQSDWEERKAQLSAMGIHSYAIYQTEGTNSYEGMGEAFRHGSFSGGYKVALKDKDGVLTDYLWMRGSKTEPVFRVLVDCQGDDEHRYEYLLAWHRSLIERADQA, from the coding sequence ATGCTATTCTATGACAGTCTGCATCACATGATGATCGCCGATGACCAAATAAGCCCTTTGTCGTTTCCCCTGCCATCCCACGAGCAGTTGGAAAAAGCGCTCTCATCCATGATTCTCTCCTCCTCGGGATGGAGAAAGGTGTTTGCCATACGTGGTGATGAGGAGGATGCAGGTCCGCAAGTCAGCGATGCTGATGCCACCCTCACAGCCCTCGCCGCCCTTGCCTTGGCTCGCAGCCTTGGAGTGGCCTGTGCACAAAAGGAAGCTGTCCTTTCAGGCGTCGCTCCTTGTTCGACTTCTGAGAAAACCATTCTCGTCGGTCTCGATGCACGACCTACCGGACGTGTACTGGGGGATATTGTCTGCCGTACCCTCACAGCCTTAGGTTGCAAGGTGCGTTATCTTTTCATTTGTGCCGCACCGCAGATAATGGCCGACTGCAATCTGTATCCCGACGAAGCGGACGCATTCTTCTATATATCGGCAAGTCACAATCCCATCGGACACAACGGCTTCAAGTTCGGAAGCAACGGAGGGGTGTACTCCCTCACCCAAGCCGATGCATTGACTGCCGCTTTCAAAACCATCGTGGAACAGGAAGTCATGGCGCCCTCTTACCTGCACAAAATCTGCGAGGCCATGGATGTAAAGCAGTATCGAAGCGTACTACAGCAGGTGGAATTCGAGCGCAACAGAAGTCTTGAGCGGTATGAAACCTTTGTTCTGAACACCGCAGTCAAAAGTACCGATGCAAAGGAACACGACCGCTTCCTCCAGACTCTTGTGCAGGCTCACCAGAAAGAACCTCTTTCGGTGATCGGGGAGCTCAATGGAAGTGCACGCTCAGCCAGTATTGACAAACGCCTGTTGACATCACTGGGGTTGAAGGTGCTCCTGCTCAACGACAAGCCCGGCGATGTGGTGCATGCAATTGTTCCCGAAGGTGAGAATCTTGAGCTATGCAGATCCACCCTCGAAACAATGTACGCAAAGGACCCTTCCTACCGCCTCGGGTATGTTCCCGACAACGATGGAGACCGCGGCAACTTGGTATACATCTCGGAACGCAGCGGCAAGGCCCAGATTCTGGAAGCACAGAGCGTATTTGCCCTGGTGGTTCTCGCCGAGCTTTCGCAGACTAGACTGCAGAACCCTACAAACCTTTTGGCCACCGTAGTGAATGGCCCGACGTCCATGCGCATCGATCGAATAGCCTTGGCCTTCGATGCCGAAGTCTTCCGCTGTGAAGTGGGAGAAGCCAACGTGGTGGAACTGGCCCAGTTGAAACGATCCGAAGGGTATTTGGTACCAATCCTCGGGGAAGGGTCGAACGGGGGCAACATCACCCACCCGGCAAAGGTTCGAGATCCGCTGAACACCCTGCTCAGTCTCGTCAAGCTTCTGCGTAACCGTGATATTGCAAAGCTCTGGTTTCGTTCAATCGGAAGCCAGGTTCCCCATTCCATCACGTTAGACAGTCTTATCGACAGTCTTCCTGTCTATACAACAACAGGCTCCTTCTCAAAAGCGGGGAAAATGTACGTGAAGCAAAGCCATGCGCTGCTCAAGAACCGGTACGAAGCGCTGCTGCAAAGTGACTGGGAGGAACGGAAGGCCCAACTTTCGGCGATGGGCATCCACTCGTATGCCATATACCAGACCGAGGGAACGAACAGCTATGAAGGGATGGGGGAAGCTTTCCGCCACGGCAGCTTCAGCGGTGGGTACAAAGTCGCTCTCAAGGATAAGGATGGCGTACTAACCGATTACCTGTGGATGAGGGGGAGCAAAACCGAGCCGGTGTTCCGCGTACTCGTCGACTGTCAAGGCGACGATGAGCATCGCTATGAGTATCTGCTTGCCTGGCACCGCAGCCTGATCGAGCGAGCCGACCAGGCTTAG
- a CDS encoding hexokinase family protein produces the protein MSDCVQKTTAFLSRWGIDPASVDMKALLATFLSEMEKGLEAESTSSLKMIPTYTEVVSTIAKGESVIVLDAGGTNFRTCLVTFDEQGNAHIEDFKKVSMPGVKEEVSAQKFFSTFADEVERLIDKSDKIGFCFSYAAAITADHDGIPLVFSKEIKAPEVIGKKVGASLLAELERRGYDVTNKKVAVLNDTVATLLAGQSAASDIPYSGYIGFILGTGTNTAYVERNSNIAKLGLFDGKSQIINIESGNFDYCPSKLDREYFDSTKQPEQYHLEKMISGAYLGPLSTLVIQKAIADGILSATFAKRFAQLGTVNTTVMSNYLEMPLNKEYALVACCEGNEDDAIALWMIIDAVIARAAKLTAANLAATVIKSGAGTDPRRPVCINADGTTFYKTEYLKKYTEYYLHTYLQLEYKRYYRFVRIDDSPTIGAAIAGLSL, from the coding sequence ATGTCCGATTGTGTCCAAAAGACCACAGCTTTTCTTTCAAGGTGGGGTATAGATCCTGCTTCTGTCGATATGAAGGCTTTGCTGGCAACCTTTCTCAGTGAAATGGAAAAAGGTCTCGAAGCGGAGAGTACTAGTTCCCTGAAGATGATTCCCACCTATACCGAGGTGGTCAGTACGATTGCCAAGGGAGAGAGCGTCATCGTCCTGGATGCCGGAGGGACTAACTTTAGGACCTGTTTGGTCACGTTTGATGAACAAGGGAACGCCCATATCGAGGATTTTAAAAAGGTTTCAATGCCCGGGGTGAAGGAAGAGGTCTCCGCCCAGAAGTTTTTCAGCACCTTTGCCGATGAGGTGGAGCGCCTGATAGACAAGAGTGACAAGATTGGATTCTGCTTTTCCTATGCTGCGGCCATCACCGCCGACCACGATGGCATTCCCCTCGTCTTTTCCAAGGAGATCAAAGCACCCGAGGTCATCGGTAAGAAGGTCGGGGCAAGCCTTTTAGCTGAACTCGAACGTCGCGGTTATGATGTTACCAACAAGAAAGTTGCCGTACTCAATGACACCGTCGCCACCCTGTTGGCCGGCCAAAGTGCTGCGAGTGACATACCGTACAGCGGCTATATCGGGTTCATTCTCGGCACCGGAACAAATACAGCCTACGTTGAGCGTAACAGCAATATTGCCAAACTCGGCCTTTTCGATGGAAAGAGCCAGATCATCAATATTGAGTCGGGCAATTTTGATTACTGCCCGAGCAAGCTCGACCGCGAGTATTTTGACTCAACCAAGCAGCCCGAGCAGTATCATCTGGAGAAGATGATCAGCGGGGCCTATCTTGGTCCGCTCAGTACGTTGGTCATTCAGAAAGCCATCGCCGACGGCATCCTGAGTGCAACCTTTGCAAAGCGGTTCGCTCAGTTGGGAACTGTCAATACCACGGTGATGAGCAACTACCTGGAGATGCCTCTGAATAAGGAATACGCCCTGGTTGCCTGCTGTGAAGGCAATGAGGATGATGCGATAGCCCTATGGATGATCATCGATGCAGTCATCGCCCGTGCAGCCAAGCTTACCGCTGCCAATCTTGCTGCTACGGTTATCAAGAGCGGAGCCGGGACCGACCCCAGAAGACCTGTGTGCATCAATGCCGACGGCACCACCTTCTACAAGACCGAATACCTGAAAAAGTACACCGAGTACTACCTGCACACGTATTTGCAGCTGGAGTATAAGCGCTATTACCGCTTTGTACGTATCGATGACTCTCCTACCATCGGAGCGGCCATAGCTGGACTCAGTCTGTAA
- a CDS encoding glycine C-acetyltransferase, which yields MNESVRQELQAFFTEQQKQGLLKKERVLTSSQSRSIEVGSKHVLNFCANNYLGLSNNKDVIQAAKDAMDTWGYGLSSVRFICGTQQVHKTLEKRISSFLRTDDTILFSSCFDANGALFEPLLGETDAVISDELNHASIIDGIRLCKAERLRYKHSDMESLKDCLKQSQHCRRRLIATDGVFSMDGDIAKLKEICTLAKEFDALVMVDDSHATGYLGPTGRGTVELCGVEGQVDLITTTFGKACGGASGGCISGNQLLIDLYRQRARPYLFSNTLAPAICGGTLKVLDLLEQGNPFKDLTMRNAKHFRRLMEEAGFDLVKGETAIVPVMVYDENKAVAMADALLAKGIYVIGFCYPVVPKGRARIRVQLSAVHTAEDIETAVSAFVSVAKEMKLL from the coding sequence ATGAACGAATCTGTACGGCAGGAGTTGCAAGCGTTCTTTACCGAGCAACAGAAGCAGGGTTTACTAAAAAAAGAACGGGTGCTAACCAGCAGCCAGAGCCGCAGCATTGAAGTAGGCTCCAAGCATGTATTGAACTTCTGTGCAAACAACTACCTCGGGCTTTCCAACAACAAAGACGTGATCCAGGCAGCCAAGGATGCTATGGATACGTGGGGGTATGGACTTTCGTCGGTACGCTTCATTTGCGGTACACAGCAGGTGCACAAGACCTTGGAAAAGCGCATCAGCTCTTTTCTGAGAACTGATGACACCATTCTTTTTTCCTCCTGTTTTGATGCAAACGGGGCTTTGTTCGAACCTCTGCTCGGCGAAACGGATGCAGTGATCAGCGATGAACTGAACCATGCTTCGATTATTGACGGCATCAGATTGTGCAAGGCAGAACGGCTGCGGTACAAGCACAGCGATATGGAAAGTCTGAAGGATTGCCTGAAGCAGAGCCAGCACTGCCGCCGCCGTCTCATCGCCACCGATGGGGTATTCTCCATGGACGGCGATATTGCCAAGCTTAAGGAAATCTGTACGCTAGCGAAAGAGTTTGATGCCTTGGTAATGGTTGATGACTCACATGCGACTGGGTATCTAGGGCCTACAGGACGTGGAACGGTTGAGCTTTGCGGTGTGGAAGGACAGGTTGATTTGATCACCACCACCTTCGGAAAAGCGTGCGGGGGCGCAAGCGGGGGGTGCATTTCAGGCAACCAACTGCTTATCGATCTCTACCGCCAACGTGCCCGGCCGTATCTCTTCTCCAATACGCTCGCTCCCGCCATCTGCGGTGGGACCCTGAAGGTCCTGGACCTTTTGGAACAGGGAAATCCCTTTAAGGATTTGACCATGCGCAATGCCAAACACTTTCGCCGTCTCATGGAGGAAGCGGGCTTTGACTTGGTCAAAGGTGAGACCGCCATCGTACCGGTGATGGTGTATGACGAAAACAAGGCGGTTGCAATGGCGGATGCCCTCCTTGCTAAGGGCATTTACGTCATAGGGTTCTGCTATCCGGTGGTTCCCAAGGGTAGGGCAAGGATCAGGGTTCAGCTATCAGCAGTCCACACAGCCGAAGACATCGAAACGGCAGTCTCTGCCTTCGTTTCTGTGGCTAAGGAAATGAAGTTGCTCTAA